The following proteins come from a genomic window of Pseudomonas cichorii:
- the ccmB gene encoding heme exporter protein CcmB — protein MSNVFTLLLAREARLLVRRPAELLNPLVFFAIVIALFPLAVGPQTQLLQTLSPGLLWVAALLSVLLSLDGLFRSDFEDGSLEQWVLSPHPLALLVLAKVLAHWVFSGLALVLLAPLLALMLGLPTQCLPVLLFSLLLGTPVLSLLGAVGAALTVGLKRGGLLLALLILPLYIPVLILGSGALQAALQGMPATGYLLWLGSLTALAVTLTPFAIAAGLKISVGE, from the coding sequence ATGAGCAATGTCTTTACCCTTCTGCTCGCCCGTGAGGCGCGTCTGCTTGTGCGTCGCCCGGCGGAGCTGCTCAACCCACTGGTTTTTTTCGCTATCGTGATTGCATTGTTCCCACTGGCGGTCGGCCCGCAGACTCAATTGTTGCAAACCTTGTCGCCAGGGCTGCTCTGGGTCGCGGCGCTTTTATCGGTCCTGCTCTCGCTGGACGGCCTGTTCCGCAGTGATTTCGAGGACGGATCACTGGAGCAATGGGTCCTTTCGCCACACCCTCTGGCGCTTCTTGTTCTGGCCAAAGTGCTGGCACACTGGGTTTTTTCCGGGCTGGCACTGGTATTGTTGGCGCCGTTGCTGGCGCTCATGCTCGGCCTGCCCACCCAATGCTTGCCGGTTCTGCTGTTTTCCCTGCTACTGGGAACGCCAGTGCTGAGTTTGCTGGGGGCAGTCGGAGCCGCACTGACAGTCGGTTTGAAGCGGGGTGGCCTGTTGCTCGCCTTGTTGATCCTGCCGCTGTATATCCCGGTACTGATCCTGGGCAGTGGCGCATTGCAAGCCGCACTGCAAGGCATGCCGGCAACCGGTTATCTACTCTGGCTTGGTAGCCTGACCGCTTTGGCTGTAACCCTGACACCCTTTGCAATAGCCGCCGGCCTGAAGATCAGCGTCGGCGAATAA
- the ccmA gene encoding cytochrome c biogenesis heme-transporting ATPase CcmA → MTLATPLLEATSLSCERDWRMLFENLELRLETGDMVQISGPNGSGKTSLLRLLSGLMQPTTGEVRLNGRPLEGQRAELARNLLWIGHAAGIKDLLTPAENLSWLCALHQPVQAPDIWQALGAVGLQGFEDVPCHTLSAGQQRRVALARLYLAAPPIWILDEPFTALDKQGVAQLENHLAQHCEQGGMIVMTTHHTLTRIPAGYRDIDLGQWSV, encoded by the coding sequence ATGACCCTGGCGACACCTCTTCTGGAAGCGACAAGTCTGTCCTGCGAACGCGACTGGCGCATGCTGTTCGAGAACCTTGAATTGCGCCTCGAAACGGGCGACATGGTGCAGATCAGCGGGCCCAATGGCAGTGGCAAGACCAGCCTCCTCAGGTTGTTGTCCGGCCTGATGCAGCCCACAACCGGAGAAGTCCGCCTCAATGGCCGGCCCCTTGAAGGCCAGCGTGCCGAGCTTGCCCGCAACCTGCTGTGGATCGGCCATGCCGCCGGGATCAAGGATTTGCTGACTCCGGCAGAAAACCTCAGCTGGCTCTGTGCCCTGCATCAGCCGGTGCAGGCGCCTGATATCTGGCAGGCGCTCGGTGCCGTGGGTTTGCAGGGTTTCGAGGACGTGCCGTGCCATACCCTCTCCGCCGGTCAGCAGCGTCGAGTTGCACTGGCGCGTCTGTATCTGGCGGCGCCGCCGATCTGGATTCTCGACGAGCCTTTCACCGCCCTGGACAAACAGGGTGTCGCGCAACTGGAAAACCATCTGGCCCAACACTGTGAACAAGGCGGAATGATCGTCATGACCACCCATCACACACTGACCCGCATTCCGGCGGGTTATCGGGATATTGATCTGGGACAGTGGTCGGTATGA
- the fliK gene encoding flagellar hook-length control protein FliK, translated as MTGDITSVPAAAPTTALLKATVTQAQVLTLLQAAENLVPEGQTAEAEVLTLKQVNQQFQLLLRLALSNGSQTNLPVNSSLPFTPGTTLQVAQASPNELTLTLQQINNALKNSQTSIDLKQLPVGSLLQGKVMTSQVVNQLAGAQSYRSIVMLLNTAQAGIILTIESPKPLTVGSLLSAQVQGNQSLNFVPLPGRLDQLAVAQQLATQQNRQGSLENLIAALQNLPRGNTAIPAPLQASINQLLAGIPDIEQMRTSGNVAQALNASGMFMEAKLLAGLNPMQAPDMKANLMRLIAQILPELPGNASYNAAAASNMLTRVIPSTIRNALGTLGLVAPRPQPTSFPLPSRDVSGGDKEEDLEILLKLAAAAVSRLQSHQLGGLEQTRTNADGTQVTTWQMEVPMRNAHDIVPLQVKMQREDAPEQETAEDQDSNEVKGPREKLWRIELAFDLEPLGPLQVSAQLISGTLSSHLWAERPNSAALIGQELGYLRERLIACGLAVGELACSHGAPPQGPRTTLEQRWIDENA; from the coding sequence ATGACGGGTGATATCACCAGCGTTCCTGCCGCGGCACCGACTACCGCCCTGTTGAAGGCAACGGTGACTCAGGCGCAGGTCCTGACCTTGCTGCAAGCGGCAGAAAATCTGGTGCCCGAAGGCCAGACTGCCGAAGCCGAGGTGCTGACCCTCAAACAGGTCAATCAGCAATTCCAGTTACTGCTCAGGCTGGCCCTCAGCAATGGTAGCCAGACCAACCTGCCGGTCAACAGCAGCCTCCCCTTCACGCCAGGCACCACCCTGCAAGTGGCTCAAGCATCGCCCAATGAACTGACGCTGACCTTGCAGCAGATCAACAATGCGTTGAAAAACTCGCAGACCAGCATCGATCTCAAACAATTACCGGTGGGCTCCCTGCTGCAAGGCAAGGTCATGACCAGCCAGGTTGTCAATCAACTGGCCGGAGCACAGAGCTATCGCTCGATCGTGATGCTGCTCAATACCGCTCAGGCCGGCATTATCCTGACCATCGAGAGCCCCAAGCCGCTGACTGTAGGCAGCCTGCTCAGCGCTCAGGTGCAGGGCAACCAGTCGTTGAACTTCGTGCCCCTGCCCGGCCGTCTCGATCAACTGGCGGTCGCGCAGCAACTGGCCACTCAACAGAATCGTCAGGGCTCGCTGGAAAACCTGATTGCGGCTCTGCAAAACCTGCCGCGCGGCAATACAGCGATTCCCGCGCCATTGCAGGCCAGTATCAACCAGTTGCTGGCCGGCATTCCCGATATCGAGCAGATGAGAACATCGGGGAATGTAGCCCAGGCACTCAATGCCAGCGGCATGTTCATGGAGGCCAAGTTGCTGGCGGGCCTGAACCCGATGCAGGCACCGGACATGAAGGCCAACCTGATGCGCCTGATCGCCCAGATATTGCCCGAACTGCCGGGTAACGCCTCTTACAATGCGGCGGCTGCCTCCAACATGCTGACGCGAGTCATCCCCAGCACGATCCGCAACGCCCTGGGCACGCTGGGCCTGGTAGCACCGCGCCCGCAACCGACCAGCTTCCCCCTGCCCTCGCGCGATGTAAGCGGTGGTGACAAGGAAGAGGATCTGGAAATACTCCTCAAACTTGCAGCGGCGGCAGTGTCGCGCCTGCAAAGCCATCAACTGGGCGGCCTGGAGCAGACCCGTACCAATGCCGACGGCACGCAGGTCACCACCTGGCAGATGGAAGTGCCGATGCGCAACGCCCATGACATCGTGCCTTTGCAGGTCAAGATGCAGCGTGAGGACGCACCGGAACAGGAAACCGCCGAGGACCAGGACAGCAACGAAGTCAAAGGGCCTCGGGAAAAGCTCTGGCGCATAGAGCTGGCGTTCGATCTGGAGCCGTTGGGGCCTTTGCAGGTCAGTGCGCAGTTGATCAGTGGCACGCTGTCCAGCCATCTCTGGGCCGAACGCCCCAACAGTGCAGCCTTGATCGGCCAGGAACTGGGTTATCTGCGTGAACGGCTGATCGCCTGTGGTCTGGCAGTAGGCGAACTGGCTTGCAGCCACGGAGCCCCACCCCAAGGCCCGCGCACCACTCTTGAACAACGCTGGATCGACGAGAACGCCTGA
- a CDS encoding EscU/YscU/HrcU family type III secretion system export apparatus switch protein yields the protein MSLPDHMPRQAIALTYDGQKAPTLSAKGDDQLAEAILAIAREHEVPIYENAELVKLLARLELGDSIPEPLYLTIAEIIAFAWHLKGKFPAGQDPNAPPIERDITPR from the coding sequence ATGAGCCTACCTGACCACATGCCTCGTCAGGCCATCGCCCTGACCTACGACGGCCAAAAGGCCCCGACACTGAGCGCCAAAGGCGACGATCAACTGGCGGAAGCGATTCTGGCGATTGCCCGGGAGCATGAAGTCCCGATCTACGAAAATGCCGAGCTGGTCAAATTGCTGGCGCGCCTGGAACTGGGCGACAGCATCCCCGAGCCGCTGTACCTGACCATCGCCGAAATCATCGCGTTTGCCTGGCACCTCAAAGGCAAGTTCCCGGCAGGCCAGGACCCGAATGCACCGCCGATCGAGCGGGATATCACGCCTCGGTAA
- a CDS encoding DUF2802 domain-containing protein, with protein MILEAAVVFLGILWVVTLGMFLAHTKRQRVLDAERDEASALRDQRIRELAKRVDTFQNGTVRMGEDLHELRAMVAPLPDKLTALEQRDPSTLSFAQAARLVGMGASVDELTQSCGLTQAEAQLMSKLHRNTADQ; from the coding sequence TTGATTCTTGAGGCGGCAGTTGTCTTCCTGGGCATTCTCTGGGTCGTGACCCTGGGAATGTTCCTGGCTCATACCAAACGTCAGCGGGTTCTTGACGCTGAGCGTGATGAGGCCAGTGCCTTGCGGGACCAGCGGATCCGGGAGTTGGCCAAGCGTGTGGACACCTTCCAGAACGGCACGGTGCGCATGGGGGAAGACCTGCATGAGTTGCGTGCGATGGTTGCACCGCTGCCTGACAAGCTCACGGCCCTTGAACAGCGCGATCCCTCCACGCTGTCCTTCGCCCAGGCCGCACGCCTGGTCGGCATGGGAGCAAGTGTCGATGAGCTGACTCAATCCTGCGGCCTGACCCAGGCCGAAGCGCAATTGATGAGCAAGCTGCATCGCAATACTGCGGATCAGTAA
- a CDS encoding chemotaxis protein CheW — MNKTSAQGSEDPILQWVTFRLDNESYGINVMQVQEVLRYTEIAPVPGAPSYVLGIINLRGNVVTVIDTRQRFGLAPVEVSDNTRIVIIEADKQVVGILVDSVAEVVYLRQSEVETAPNVGNDETAKFIQGVCNKNGELLILVELDKMMSEEEWSELENI; from the coding sequence ATGAATAAGACGTCTGCACAAGGTTCCGAAGATCCTATCCTGCAGTGGGTGACTTTCCGCCTGGACAATGAGTCGTACGGCATCAACGTGATGCAGGTTCAGGAAGTGCTGCGTTACACCGAAATCGCTCCTGTGCCGGGTGCGCCAAGCTATGTGCTGGGCATCATCAACCTGCGCGGTAACGTCGTGACCGTGATCGACACCCGTCAGCGCTTCGGCCTGGCTCCGGTGGAAGTCAGCGACAACACCCGTATCGTGATCATCGAAGCTGACAAGCAGGTCGTCGGTATTCTGGTCGACAGCGTGGCGGAAGTGGTTTACCTGCGTCAGTCCGAAGTCGAAACCGCGCCGAACGTGGGCAACGACGAAACCGCCAAGTTCATTCAGGGCGTCTGCAACAAGAACGGCGAGCTGCTGATTCTGGTCGAGCTGGACAAGATGATGTCCGAAGAAGAGTGGTCCGAGCTGGAGAACATCTGA
- a CDS encoding CheW domain-containing protein — MNRPLEVATRPKLALQSYLDSLLQDATEELEEPSDTIDEFQAAVLEEQALDARRQQVKPVAVAVAAPAPVAVPVAVAAPVVVPVVTPVEVPVEVPVEVPAPVVVAEVAVPKVEVVEPVVQLSTTGEQRTPTPPPNREGRPAWADEPFECLLFDVAGLTLAVPLICLGSIYPLAGQELTPLFGQPDWFLGILPSQAGNLKVLDTARWIMPDRYRDDFRQGLQYVISVQGYEWGLAVHQVSRSLRLDPAEIKWRGHRGQRPWLAGTVIEHMCALVDVAELAELIASGAVKQLNKSR, encoded by the coding sequence ATGAACCGCCCTTTAGAAGTTGCTACACGGCCAAAACTGGCATTGCAGTCGTATCTGGACTCCTTGCTTCAGGATGCCACTGAAGAACTTGAAGAACCGTCGGATACCATCGACGAGTTCCAGGCTGCAGTGCTCGAAGAGCAGGCTCTCGATGCGCGCAGGCAGCAGGTCAAACCCGTTGCAGTGGCCGTTGCGGCACCCGCTCCGGTGGCTGTACCCGTTGCAGTGGCGGCGCCGGTTGTTGTTCCGGTGGTGACGCCTGTCGAGGTACCTGTAGAGGTACCTGTAGAGGTGCCGGCGCCGGTGGTCGTTGCCGAAGTTGCAGTGCCGAAAGTGGAAGTGGTCGAGCCTGTCGTCCAGTTGAGCACCACGGGTGAACAACGCACGCCGACTCCACCGCCGAACCGGGAAGGACGTCCGGCCTGGGCCGACGAGCCTTTCGAGTGTCTGTTGTTTGATGTAGCGGGTTTGACGCTGGCCGTACCGCTGATATGCCTGGGGTCGATCTACCCTCTGGCAGGCCAGGAGTTGACACCCCTGTTCGGGCAACCGGACTGGTTTCTCGGGATCCTGCCCAGCCAGGCAGGCAACCTGAAAGTATTGGATACAGCGCGCTGGATCATGCCTGATCGCTACCGCGACGATTTTCGCCAGGGATTGCAGTACGTGATCTCGGTTCAAGGCTACGAGTGGGGGCTGGCCGTGCATCAGGTCAGCCGTTCACTGCGCCTCGATCCTGCCGAGATCAAATGGCGGGGCCATCGTGGTCAGCGTCCATGGCTGGCGGGAACAGTGATCGAGCATATGTGCGCGTTGGTGGATGTTGCAGAGTTGGCCGAGTTGATAGCCAGTGGCGCGGTCAAGCAGTTGAACAAATCGAGATAA
- a CDS encoding ParA family protein, translated as MRVWAVANQKGGVGKTTTTIALAGLLADAGKRVVVVDLDPHGSMTSYFGHNPDELEHSVFDLFLHKGSVPDGLPGQLLLPTSDERISLLPSSTALATLERQSPGQSGLGLVIAKSLAQLWQDFDYALIDSPPLLGVLMVNALAASQQLAIPVQTEFLAVKGLERMVNTLAMINRSRKTPLPYTIVPTLFDRRTQASMGTLKLLRDSFPDHVWKAYVPVDTRLRDASRAGITPSQNDGKSRGVMAYRALLKHMLSEQLTAQVA; from the coding sequence ATGAGAGTCTGGGCAGTAGCCAATCAGAAAGGTGGAGTCGGCAAGACCACTACGACCATTGCCCTGGCCGGATTACTGGCTGACGCGGGCAAGCGCGTGGTCGTGGTCGATCTGGACCCCCACGGCTCCATGACCAGCTATTTCGGGCATAACCCCGATGAGCTGGAACATAGCGTTTTCGATCTGTTCCTGCACAAAGGCTCGGTCCCTGATGGGTTGCCCGGCCAGTTGCTGCTGCCGACCAGTGATGAACGTATTTCCCTGCTGCCTTCGAGCACGGCCCTGGCGACCCTTGAGCGTCAGTCGCCGGGGCAGAGCGGTCTGGGCCTGGTCATCGCCAAGAGCCTTGCGCAGTTGTGGCAGGATTTTGACTATGCCCTGATCGACAGTCCGCCCTTGCTGGGTGTCCTGATGGTCAACGCCCTGGCTGCGAGTCAGCAACTGGCGATTCCGGTACAGACCGAGTTCCTGGCCGTCAAAGGCCTGGAGCGCATGGTCAATACCCTGGCGATGATCAACCGTTCTCGCAAGACACCGTTGCCGTACACTATCGTGCCGACCCTGTTCGACCGTCGGACCCAGGCTTCCATGGGCACGCTCAAGCTGCTGCGTGACAGTTTTCCCGACCACGTCTGGAAAGCCTACGTGCCTGTTGATACCCGTCTGCGCGATGCCAGCCGTGCCGGTATCACGCCATCCCAGAACGATGGCAAGAGCCGCGGGGTCATGGCTTACCGGGCATTGCTCAAACACATGCTCTCCGAGCAGCTTACGGCTCAGGTGGCTTGA
- the motD gene encoding flagellar motor protein MotD, protein MARRRPPEEHENHERWLVSYADFITLLFAFFVVMYSISSINEGKYKILSQALVGVFNDAERTMKPIPIGEQRPVSVTPAQPLLKESEQTDAGIGQKSDDPLQTIADNVRDAFGDLIKSDQMTVRGNELWIEIELNSSLLFGSGDAMPSDKAFTIIEKVAGIVKRFDNPIHVEGFTDDQPISTAQYPTNWELSSARSASIVRMLAMDGVNPARLASVGYGEFQPIATNTTTAGRAKNRRVVLVISRNLDVRRSLTSTGTANAQPDAALRRAGTQTAPVPAKPPVRANAVNSPSPAL, encoded by the coding sequence ATGGCTCGCCGTCGTCCACCCGAAGAGCATGAGAATCATGAACGCTGGCTGGTTTCCTATGCCGACTTCATTACGCTGCTGTTTGCCTTTTTCGTGGTGATGTACTCGATTTCGTCCATCAACGAAGGCAAGTACAAGATTCTGTCCCAGGCGCTGGTCGGCGTATTCAACGACGCCGAGCGCACCATGAAGCCCATTCCCATCGGCGAGCAGCGCCCGGTGAGCGTCACGCCTGCCCAGCCGTTGCTCAAGGAAAGCGAGCAGACCGATGCCGGTATCGGCCAGAAGTCTGACGATCCGCTGCAGACCATCGCCGACAATGTGCGCGATGCCTTCGGTGACCTGATCAAGTCCGACCAGATGACCGTGCGCGGCAACGAACTGTGGATCGAGATCGAACTCAACTCCAGCCTGTTGTTCGGCAGTGGCGATGCCATGCCCAGCGACAAGGCGTTCACCATCATTGAAAAGGTGGCCGGGATCGTCAAACGCTTCGACAACCCGATCCACGTGGAAGGTTTCACCGACGATCAGCCGATCAGTACCGCTCAATACCCCACCAACTGGGAGCTGTCGTCGGCCCGGTCCGCGAGTATCGTGCGCATGCTGGCCATGGACGGTGTCAATCCTGCCCGACTGGCTTCGGTGGGCTATGGCGAGTTCCAGCCGATTGCAACCAATACCACGACGGCGGGGCGTGCAAAGAACCGTCGCGTGGTGCTGGTCATCTCGCGTAACCTCGATGTTCGGCGTAGTCTGACCAGCACCGGCACGGCCAATGCACAACCTGATGCCGCTTTGAGGCGTGCTGGCACACAAACTGCACCTGTGCCAGCAAAGCCGCCGGTACGAGCGAACGCCGTCAATTCTCCGTCACCCGCCCTCTAG
- a CDS encoding flagellar motor protein, with amino-acid sequence MDVLSLIGLILAFVAIIGGNFLEGGHLSALLNGPAALIVVGGTLGASLLQSSMGAFKRAMQIVGWILFPPRIDLAGGVDRVIGWSLTARKEGLLGLETVADTEPDNYSRKGLQLLVDGAEPEAIRSILEVDLITQETRDIQAAKVFESMGGYAPTVGIIGAVMGLIHVMGNLADPSQLGSGIAVAFVATIYGVAMANLILLPVANKLKAIAHRQARYREMLLEGLLSIAEGENPRSIELKLQGFME; translated from the coding sequence ATGGATGTACTGAGCCTTATCGGTCTTATCCTGGCGTTCGTTGCCATTATTGGTGGCAACTTCCTGGAAGGCGGGCACCTGAGTGCTCTGCTCAACGGCCCGGCCGCCTTGATCGTGGTGGGCGGTACGCTGGGCGCTTCGCTGTTGCAGTCGTCGATGGGCGCTTTCAAGCGTGCGATGCAAATCGTTGGCTGGATTCTGTTCCCGCCACGTATCGATCTGGCGGGCGGTGTCGATCGGGTGATTGGCTGGAGCCTGACCGCTCGCAAGGAAGGTCTGCTGGGACTGGAAACGGTTGCCGATACCGAACCCGACAATTATTCCCGCAAGGGTCTGCAGTTGCTGGTGGACGGTGCCGAGCCCGAGGCGATTCGCAGTATTCTGGAAGTGGATCTCATCACTCAGGAAACCCGCGACATCCAGGCGGCCAAGGTATTTGAAAGCATGGGCGGCTATGCGCCGACCGTGGGTATCATCGGTGCGGTCATGGGCCTGATCCATGTGATGGGCAACCTGGCCGATCCAAGCCAGCTGGGCAGCGGGATCGCGGTGGCTTTCGTGGCGACCATTTACGGTGTTGCCATGGCCAACCTGATTCTCTTGCCGGTGGCCAACAAGCTCAAGGCCATTGCTCATCGTCAGGCCCGTTATCGGGAAATGCTGCTCGAAGGTCTGCTTTCCATTGCCGAGGGTGAAAACCCGCGCTCCATCGAACTCAAGCTGCAAGGCTTCATGGAGTAA
- a CDS encoding protein-glutamate methylesterase/protein-glutamine glutaminase, which yields MAVKVLVVDDSGFFRRRVSEILSSDPNIQVVGTATNGKEAIEQALALKPDVITMDYEMPMMDGITSVRHIMQRIPTPVLMFSSLTHEGARVTLDALDAGAVDFLPKNFEDISRNPTKVKQLLCEKINSIARSNRRFSGVSSPATASASASAAPAPAPASAPARTTVPPARTVPPRTAPAPAAHAPAHHAPAPHAHSGAPKRKAYKLVAIGTSTGGPVALQRVLTQLPANFPAPLVLIQHMPAAFTKAFAERLDKLCKISVKEAEDGDILRPGLALLAPGGKQMMVDGRGAVKILPGDERLNYKPCVDITFGSASKSYGDKVLAVVLTGMGADGREGARLLKQGGSSVWAQDEASCVIYGMPMAIVKADLADAIYSLDDIGRHLVEACI from the coding sequence ATGGCAGTCAAGGTCCTGGTGGTGGATGATTCCGGTTTCTTCCGCCGCCGCGTATCGGAAATTCTTTCTTCGGACCCCAACATCCAGGTCGTCGGTACGGCGACAAATGGCAAGGAAGCCATCGAACAGGCTCTGGCGCTCAAGCCCGATGTGATCACCATGGACTACGAAATGCCGATGATGGATGGCATTACGTCGGTTCGACACATCATGCAGCGCATCCCGACTCCGGTCCTGATGTTCTCTTCACTGACCCATGAAGGTGCCCGCGTTACGCTGGATGCCCTGGACGCCGGTGCAGTGGACTTCCTGCCCAAGAATTTCGAAGACATTTCGCGTAACCCGACGAAGGTCAAGCAACTGCTGTGCGAGAAGATCAACAGCATCGCGCGCAGCAATCGTCGTTTCAGTGGCGTGAGTTCGCCGGCCACTGCATCGGCATCGGCATCGGCTGCGCCAGCACCGGCTCCGGCCTCTGCACCAGCCCGTACGACCGTGCCGCCAGCCCGCACCGTGCCGCCGCGCACGGCGCCCGCGCCAGCAGCCCATGCGCCGGCTCATCACGCACCGGCTCCCCATGCTCACTCGGGCGCGCCCAAGCGCAAGGCCTACAAGCTGGTGGCCATCGGCACGTCTACGGGTGGTCCGGTGGCATTGCAGCGGGTCCTGACCCAGTTGCCTGCCAATTTTCCGGCACCTCTGGTCCTGATCCAGCACATGCCCGCAGCGTTCACCAAGGCATTTGCCGAGCGTCTGGACAAGCTGTGCAAGATCAGCGTCAAGGAAGCGGAGGATGGCGACATCCTGCGTCCGGGTCTGGCGTTGCTGGCACCGGGCGGCAAGCAGATGATGGTGGATGGTCGTGGCGCGGTGAAAATCCTGCCGGGTGACGAGCGCCTCAATTACAAACCCTGTGTGGACATCACCTTCGGTTCGGCTTCCAAGTCCTATGGCGACAAGGTGCTGGCTGTGGTGTTGACCGGCATGGGCGCCGACGGCCGTGAAGGTGCGCGCCTGCTCAAGCAGGGTGGCAGCAGCGTCTGGGCGCAGGACGAGGCGAGCTGTGTGATCTACGGCATGCCGATGGCCATTGTCAAAGCCGATCTGGCGGATGCGATCTACAGCCTTGACGATATCGGTCGGCATCTGGTCGAGGCCTGTATCTGA